The genomic stretch AGTCCAGGGCCCGGTAGAAGTCCAACGTCTCGTCCAGCGAGACACAGGGGAGGAGGGGAATCGTCGACGTGCCGCTCATCGGGTACCTCCACTTCGGTTATCGGTGGTGGGCGCCGCGGCCTCTTCGAGGCACTGCCGCACCTGGCGCAGGCCTTCCGCCACGGCCCGCAGCGTCTTCGCGTCCAGCTTCGTCGCGAGCTGGTTGGCCCAGGCGGCCTGGCGAGCCTCCACCTTGCGGAGCGCCTCGCGGCCCCGGGGAGTCATCGTGATGAGCTTCGCGCGGCGGTGGTGCGGGTTCTCCGTGTATTCGATGAAGCCATCCCGCTCCAACGCGTCGGCGGTCTGCTGCACGCTCTGACGGGCGAGCCCCATGATGCGCGCCACGTTCGCCACCGGCGCCGGCTCGTGGTCCACCACGCCCAGCACCTGCCAGCGCGCACTGCTGAGCCCCAGGGGCTCCGTCAGCGCGTCTCCCGCCTCCAGCGCCAGACCGTTGATGCGGAAGACCTCCAGCACCACTTCCGTGAAGACCTCGCCTGCCACCGTGAGCTTCGACATGGACAGGGATCTGCCAAATGGACAGGGGGCTGTCAATATGGGCGCGTGCGTGCCCTCGGATGCGCGTCACCCGTGGTCCTGGCAGTTGCCGGGACGGGCCGCGGATCAAGACATTCTGGGACGCGTCGGGGTGCCCGAGCTGCGAGAGGATGTCCCGCACGGCCGCCGCGCCGCTCGGCCCCTTTGATGCTGCCTTGAGTGCAGCGAGCATCGCAGCGAGCTCCGAGGAGGTGACAACGACGGCGTTCGCCCAGTCCCGGGCCGCACGCTCGATGCGCGGCGAGCCCTCA from Archangium lipolyticum encodes the following:
- a CDS encoding MarR family winged helix-turn-helix transcriptional regulator; its protein translation is MSKLTVAGEVFTEVVLEVFRINGLALEAGDALTEPLGLSSARWQVLGVVDHEPAPVANVARIMGLARQSVQQTADALERDGFIEYTENPHHRRAKLITMTPRGREALRKVEARQAAWANQLATKLDAKTLRAVAEGLRQVRQCLEEAAAPTTDNRSGGTR